One Alteromonas sp. KC3 DNA segment encodes these proteins:
- a CDS encoding DUF3081 domain-containing protein: protein MKNELDSKFLLQVFDKIRQNGAKENEQYHLMGITAYTDHDGYTLFIEDATVKLQFGFHNQYHFDYDTKEQYEAFEKKLKQIDKAY, encoded by the coding sequence ATGAAAAACGAACTCGACAGCAAGTTTCTTCTTCAAGTATTCGATAAGATTCGTCAAAACGGCGCAAAAGAAAACGAGCAATACCATTTGATGGGTATAACTGCGTATACTGACCACGATGGCTACACCTTGTTTATTGAAGATGCCACAGTTAAGTTACAATTTGGTTTTCACAATCAATATCATTTTGATTATGACACTAAAGAACAATACGAAGCATTCGAGAAAAAACTAAAGCAAATCGATAAAGCCTACTGA
- the lpxL gene encoding LpxL/LpxP family Kdo(2)-lipid IV(A) lauroyl/palmitoleoyl acyltransferase: MAAAIKAPQFKLAFLGPKFWPVWLGVFILYLITWLPLPVIRRIGAGTGRLIALIVPKRAKVAKKNLALWNPALSEKEVEVLFKENVRRTGMALFETAMGWWWPSWRVKRAIEIEGTEHVEAAFAKGKGVFGMALHNMNLEFACRGIGFFHPSIAFYRKHNNPLVDYLQYHGRNRSNKYMIDKRNAKALLAALDEQELCLYLPDQDYGPKQSIFVPFGGVKETATTTATLMFIRRSNSEPMIITSQYTKRGYKIKIYPPLHGLGEMEDRDALAMLNVHIDAAVKEQPESYLWMHKRFKTRPPHNPTSLYD, from the coding sequence TTGGCAGCGGCAATCAAAGCTCCTCAATTTAAACTCGCCTTCCTAGGGCCTAAATTTTGGCCAGTGTGGCTGGGTGTATTTATTTTGTATCTTATTACGTGGCTTCCACTACCCGTGATAAGACGCATCGGTGCAGGTACTGGACGCTTGATAGCACTAATTGTACCTAAGCGAGCAAAAGTCGCGAAAAAAAACCTAGCCTTGTGGAACCCGGCACTTAGCGAGAAAGAAGTCGAAGTTCTATTTAAAGAAAACGTTCGCCGCACGGGAATGGCCTTATTTGAGACGGCTATGGGCTGGTGGTGGCCGTCGTGGCGCGTAAAGCGAGCTATCGAGATAGAAGGTACCGAACATGTTGAAGCGGCCTTTGCTAAAGGGAAAGGGGTGTTTGGTATGGCACTTCACAATATGAACCTTGAATTTGCATGTCGCGGGATTGGCTTTTTTCACCCGAGCATCGCGTTTTACAGAAAGCATAACAATCCGTTAGTTGATTACCTTCAATATCACGGTCGTAATCGTTCAAATAAATATATGATAGACAAGCGCAATGCCAAGGCGCTGTTGGCTGCATTAGATGAACAAGAATTGTGTTTGTATTTACCTGACCAAGATTACGGACCTAAACAAAGTATATTTGTGCCATTTGGTGGTGTTAAGGAAACAGCAACAACTACGGCGACATTGATGTTTATTCGCCGCAGTAACAGTGAGCCTATGATCATTACATCACAATATACTAAGCGTGGTTACAAAATTAAGATTTATCCACCACTTCACGGTCTTGGTGAAATGGAAGATAGAGACGCGCTTGCCATGTTAAATGTGCATATTGATGCGGCAGTGAAAGAGCAGCCCGAAAGCTATCTTTGGATGCACAAACGATTTAAAACAAGACCTCCACACAATCCTACATCACTTTATGATTAA
- a CDS encoding TcpQ domain-containing protein, giving the protein MAQTGYSSSSFWAKQIGLAVALVVIAGVLIFVLQNREQSAVPESQIEEKSISRGLSDFYRDFRMSATDPVEEEQGDFVLDIAGVDPNLDSKLAQMSSQTRPVEKNWTGEHKYRTFKEGNTLREAISQYAQAEGMQLIWNLEQDFVIKYQFQLDNTVSGSLAKIASAIDGSFEGEVKAYLCARQRSLVVTANETEFLTTNCEIVRG; this is encoded by the coding sequence ATGGCACAAACAGGTTACTCAAGTTCATCATTTTGGGCAAAACAAATAGGGCTTGCTGTAGCACTTGTCGTTATTGCAGGTGTACTAATCTTTGTTCTACAAAATAGAGAACAAAGCGCTGTGCCAGAGTCGCAAATTGAGGAAAAATCTATTTCCCGTGGACTCAGCGATTTTTACCGAGACTTTAGAATGTCAGCGACTGACCCTGTAGAAGAAGAGCAGGGTGACTTTGTTCTTGATATCGCTGGTGTGGATCCAAATTTAGATAGCAAGCTTGCGCAAATGTCTAGCCAAACTCGTCCAGTGGAAAAGAACTGGACTGGTGAGCATAAGTATCGCACCTTTAAGGAAGGTAACACCTTAAGAGAAGCCATTTCACAATACGCCCAAGCGGAAGGTATGCAACTGATTTGGAACCTCGAGCAAGACTTTGTCATTAAATATCAATTCCAATTGGACAATACTGTGTCTGGTTCATTGGCTAAAATTGCCAGTGCCATTGATGGTAGTTTTGAGGGTGAAGTCAAAGCGTACTTATGTGCCCGTCAGCGCTCGTTAGTGGTGACGGCGAATGAAACTGAGTTTCTAACCACTAATTGTGAAATTGTTAGAGGGTAA
- a CDS encoding outer membrane beta-barrel protein, with product MIKCLSPLMKAAGLSALAATAMFSTNASANGYGVVNIGYGNVDTEVDSESDVSYSAAIGYQFHRQWYVEGGYVSLIDVDTDEQILSSKGPYVALLGKASSQQGELFYKIGVANIDIEQASINSGACGDDVLVCGYDDDVIAGLIGLGFDYYVGNQSMLRFEYSYFGGKDDFSAHVLNLGFRYNF from the coding sequence ATGATTAAGTGTCTTAGTCCACTGATGAAAGCGGCCGGTTTAAGTGCGCTAGCAGCAACAGCAATGTTTTCGACAAATGCTTCAGCGAACGGTTACGGTGTAGTTAATATTGGTTATGGAAATGTTGATACCGAAGTGGACAGCGAAAGTGACGTCAGCTATTCGGCAGCGATTGGATATCAATTTCATAGACAGTGGTATGTAGAGGGTGGTTACGTATCGCTTATTGATGTCGATACTGACGAACAAATACTGTCTAGCAAGGGACCTTATGTTGCCTTATTAGGGAAAGCAAGTAGTCAACAAGGTGAGCTTTTTTACAAAATAGGTGTGGCTAACATCGATATTGAACAAGCGTCGATTAATAGCGGTGCATGCGGTGACGATGTATTGGTTTGTGGATACGACGATGATGTTATTGCTGGATTGATAGGTCTTGGCTTCGACTACTACGTAGGTAACCAATCCATGTTGCGTTTTGAATATTCGTATTTTGGTGGGAAAGACGATTTTTCCGCTCACGTTCTTAACTTGGGATTCAGGTATAACTTTTAA